Within the Phaseolus vulgaris cultivar G19833 unplaced genomic scaffold, P. vulgaris v2.0 scaffold_29, whole genome shotgun sequence genome, the region CTCCCCTGCATTGTACAGGAAACTCAGGAATACCtcaaaatgtaatttttattgggtgacctcgttaaaaaacctttataagggaaaaagagtgtccccttaaacTGTATACAATGCaatgttagaaaagatggctttaaactagagggggggtgaattgtttaaaggggttttcgcaaacttttcaaagctagaatgaacttatttccgaaaccaattgattcagcaattcagttagccaaaacagcaagcaaaactgtaataccaggaaaaacaatcggttgtttcttcaaaacaatcggttgtttataccagcaaacaacaaacaaactgaaattaaagagttaaggatagagagattgtacacaattgtttatactggttcactcaaaactAGAGCTatatccagtcttctcagaaaccctgaggatatccactaagcaaccacaccttgatcacttacaccacaaccaagagaatgaccttgaacacctcaagaaacacactctccttggccaacactaagattgctgatcttgaacacctcaagaacacacagccaatctcagcaacacacacaaacgaattgttcagcagtttacaaagattacacttgttacagatggaaatctgaaatcaatacaagtagaatccctattcagcactttgatcaagctctcaactctttagcaatctcagaatactttAAAAAACTCTTCTTAGTTCAAAActatgtttcaagattcttaatatatcaaaattgtttttcagaatatatctaagaatatagtttgttatcaaatcttaacaaactcttaattgcatttaaaatagattggtcaaagcatttaatgactggagcgtattcagttaaagcatttaaagctcagtcaaagaaaacagtttttctgttatggttttaaaacaaacaatcgattttttcctcgaatcaatcggttgttttgttacttaacaaaaacaccattcaaaaacagttttcaaactttctcaaaacacctaagtgtaaacaatcggttgttcgacaaaacaatcggttgtttcaacttagtttgaaaatcattttgctttgataaaattgagatgctaattgctttgagatttaatctaagtgttgattacaacattgaactaccccagaacaaggctaaaaccagcacagcagcatcaagcaaagcagaggcttcatcatcctttaaaggatttagattcttcaaaacattgaacaccacttggttcaacaatctccccctatttgatgaagacaaatccctgatgcttgtgttgttctttgatTAAATATGAGGCAattcctgcaatagaactttgagcaatacattgaacttatgatattttgttagcatacagataaacaattaaagcttaaaacatTCAATATCAGAACCAAATAATCATCactcaaactgtttttaaaaaaaaacagaaacttaaaataaattggaaacacagcatatatctccccctatttgtcttcacaaatagacaaagataagagataaaataaaacattgttccaattacatcagaataaaccagcaacagcagaagtAAAGAAATTTAGAACCAGAAAAGAgaacagccaaaaacaatcgattgtttcgatggccaatcggttgtttttctctcaatcttcttcatcagcaaactgaaggtcaaagatttgattctgtaCAGCTTCAATCTATTcgtccagagtcataaaccttgcatccatgttgtcaaacctcgTATCTATCCTCTGAAAGTTGCTAACACatagatcatgaaggctcctttgattttcagcaaaggtatctagcctattcaccatgagtctttcaaaaggagacatggtttgcattctttctccttgatgttcAGTATCAACACTAGGtcctgcatcttgaaaatcttcaggtggatcttcatgttgaacatccatgtcagcaggttcatcttgttcaaggtgAGCAGCACCACTTGATGatgcaccatgatcaccatccttacttaaccattttccacctatttttgtgaagcccatcttgctgagtgatccattgttcaactcttgagttgacttgactagctcagaagtttcatcttcaagattaacttcaaaataatgtagaaacttagatattaaaacagcatagggatagtggtaatcgcctaacctcatagctttttgcatatgttccttgattatgtgaatccaattgatcttcactttcttggtgatgcagaagatgtaaaccAGATCTTTTTCAGTCAACACTgagtgattactcccccttggagttaggatccaagttacaatgagagcaagcaacctctcatcaatcttcaagcctccaaccgagcaagtgctaacttgagattgtttgttcttcaagcaacttttgtagaactggattttgttgaaatcttctaccacaccaaggtttcctttgttgattcttaatccagagaacttaagcccagctacagcagcccaaacctcatgggttatctccatctccacgcctttcacatgagagaccaagttgtttccctcaaacttcaagttggtgtagaagaccctcaccaaatctggataaatgttcCCTTTGAGCTCCAGAAACTTTCTGAGTGACTAGTCTTTGAGAAGCTTCCTCACATTGTCAAGTTTTTGACTCTTCAGCCagtcaaagcacacaaccttggggttgtttattttcttgacacttgtttcatatctatacttctcaatgagttTGGTGTGACcagaaaaccagctttcaagccttcctccagaccttacagctctggtttttactcttttagaggtgggaggggttgattccatgacagctgAGATGAAAACTCACTTCACAGAAATTTGCAAGAGAtggtgcaagagatgttgcaagagatgttgcaattggttgttcttgatgaaagaaatctgcacctgattttatagtagaaagagaatcaatttgaatttaatttcattcaatgggtacctaattttcagagagaggacttgactctgttctgcactgaaaatgtcagaaaatgctgaaaatcacatggtcttcacatgtgatctttgactagtcattaaggctcttgaatttccaagattttggaatatattcctttatgactgttgtaaatCCTTTCTGAacatgatcagctttcaacacagatcctttgaccaagattctccctttgaaaaatatctgcaacggctagaaattcaaaaatcagttaaatcaatttctacacagtgctgtcagactcaaaacaatcggttgtttcgaagaaacaatcggttgtttttctgcagcagttaaaaacttgattttgtaatttttaaccataaacagaaacagattaaggcacatgacattgattaaaagacaattaatcataagaaagaactttaaaacagaaattgataacaaataaaaggaaggtcttatccttgtgttgtttctttaatgagccaattgcttgttgattAAGAAAgcttcttttcactgttttgaccttttgcatattattgattcagcttcaatgactgcctttttcttcaacaactTGATCAGTTGGCTcaattcttcctttttctcttcatttttcctgcataatCCAATAcaagttgcaagatttggtccccttacaaatttgggtccatttggcttttctttgctgttagaaacatcacattcgttaggaatccatttcataaaacctttaggaacataatattttctaattttgcagaatctaacagagtggcctttcttcatgcagtaaaagcatgtaacaaccggttgtttcgtcttaacaatcggttgtttttctgattttctaaaaaaactttttgaaaacatatcttgcttgttctgtggattgaagcctaaaccagcctttccaaaaacacagctttgagatgctaggacattctcaaagtttgactttccttttgaaagcttgtccacagtttcaacaagatagtgaacctttttctcaagattttcacaatttgtgcaattgagagtatcacacttgcaagaggcatgtttgaaatctttttccaatttttcaaaatcactttttgcttttctcagttcctcttcaagtgatttaactttcttttcaagcccattgttaagatctttcaatcggttgtttgaaagaaccaatctattagcttcatcatctgtttcttgaaaagcttcaagcaattcactatagttttgttcatttaaggaagcacatgaacttacctcacttgaactgcatgaatcatcatcatcatcctcagcaactaagcatatgttggctttttcatcttcacttgatgaagaacttgatgatgacacttcattttcatcccaagctatgtaggctttttttgttttgcctttcttctccttgtagcttgtctttttctctttactcttgttgggacaatcagcctttatgtgaccttgctcaccaccaccaaaacaagtatagttatttgaattaaattcattgggtttcttgtttccatacctatccttgttgttgtttttgttgcggtttctcttgaggaatttgctgaattttcttgacagcaaacttagattttcctcatcactatcatcacttgaatcttgctttcccttatgtttggatgctttcaaggctatgctccttgtgtgcttatcttcactttcttgaacattgagtctattcatctctagctcatgttccctaagcttttcaaacaaagaggcaacacttaatgatgttagatctttagattcggaaatagcagttacctttggttgccatgctctatcaagacattttaagatcttgatgttcagctcctctttatcaaacgtcttgtcaaggctcataaggtgattgatgatgtgtgtaaaccttttctgcacttcagctaTGGTTTCACCTTTCAGCATTCTAAAcgtctcatactcttggatgagagcatgctttctagcccttttcacctcatttgttccttcatgagtgacttccatagcatcccacatttcttttgatgatttgcattgtgagaccctgaaaaactcatcagaatttaaagcagaggttataatatttttggcaatgcaatcgaatttgtcCTTTCTACTTTCTGcttcagtccattgagaccatggcttctcaatgacagaaccatctttttcaaacattGGGATAAAAgagccattttcaattgcatcccaaattcctttgtcaagagattccataaatattttcattcaaactttccaaaactggtatttcaaaccacaaaacaagggtggtctgtttattgaggcaccttccccaaacggtagtctataagccattttgaaagattttaggatcaacttgaataactttcaagaaccaagctctgataccaattgttagaaaagatggctttaaactagagggggggtgaattgtttaaaggggttttcgcacacttttcaaagctagaatgaaattatttcagaaaccaattgattcaacaattcagttagccaaaacagcaagcaaaactgtaataccaggaaaaacaatcggttgtttcttcgaaacaatcagttgtttataccagcaaacaacaaacaaactgaaattaaagagttaaggatagagagattgtactcagttgtttatactggttcactcaaaactagagctacatccagtcttctcagaaaccctgaggatatccactaagcaaccacaccttgatcacttacaccacaaccaagagaatgaccttgaacacctcaagaaacacactctccttggccaacactaagattgctgatcttgaacacatcaagaacacacagccaatctcaacaacacacacaaacgaattgttcagcagtttacaaagattacacttgttacagatggaaatctgaaatcaatacaagtagaatccctattcagcactttgatcaatctctcaactctttagcaatctcagaatactttgaaaaactcttcttagttcaaaactatgtttcaagattcttaatatatcaaaactgtttttcagaatatatctaagaatatagtttgttatcaaatcttaacaaactcttaattgcatttaaaatagattggtcaaagcatttaatgactggagtgtattcagttaaagcatttaaagctcagtcaaagaaaacagtttttctgttatggttttaaaacaaacaatcgattgtttcctcgaatcaatcagttgttttgttacttaacaaaaacaccattcaaaaacagtttccaaactttctcaaaacacctaagtgtaaacaatcggttgtttcgacaaaacaatcggttgtttcaacttagtttgaaaatcattttgctttgataaaattgagatgctaattgctttgagatttaatctaagtgttgattacaacattgaactaccccagaacaaggctaaaaccagcacagcagcatcaagcaaagcagaggcttcatcatccttcaaaggatttggattcttcaaaacattgaacaccacttgttTCAACATGCAAgagtttttaactaaaataaaacttgatgttggctgcattccaagtACGAGGAATGGGGCCTCCCTCCAAGGTTTCAAGCCTGTACCCCCCGTTTCCCAGCACTTCCGTCACCCTAAAGGGACTAGTCCACTTGGGgaacaacttgttctccaactggTAGGGTGAGCCTTCCGCATTACCAGGTCAACGACTTGGAACTATCGGGGCTTTAACTTGGAGCTATGCTTatgctccacccttctctttactTCTTCAGCTTTGATCCTCGTCTCCTCTCTTACCTCGTCCagcaggtccaggttcacccttctttcttcattagaCTCCTCAGCCACAAAACTTTGAAAGCATGGCGAGCTATCCTAAATCTCTActggatcatcgcgtccgatcCGTACACCAAGCTGAAAGGTGTCTCTCTAGTGGTGGactgaggcgtggtgtggtaagcccacactattCTAGGAACCTCTTCCGCCCAGGTCCCTTTAGCCTTCTCGAGTCTTCTCTTCAGACCCCTGAGCAGGATTCTGTTGGtggactccacctgcccatttgtctgggggtgctcgatcgatgcgaacacctgctttatcCCGACCTCTGTACATAGCTTGCGCAACTGCTGGCTTGCGAACTGTGTACAGTTGTCGGAAACAAGACGTCTCGGCACGCCAAAGCGACATActatattcttccatacgaagtgttgtaccttgtgagCCGTGATTTGTGCTACCAGTTTAGCCtcgatccacttcgtgaagtattcgatggccactaccagatacttcatctgccttattgtGAAAGGGAAGGGCCCTAGAATGttgattccccatgtgtgaaaaGGCCACGGGTTGTAAATCAACCtcagctcttctggcggcgcttTATGCCAGTCGGCATGCTGTTGACActgcttacaccgctgggcgtgccttATGCAATCTTCTCTATCGTGGGCCAATAATAACCCGCACGGACAACCTTCGACGCCAAGGAGCGTCCTCCCACATGACTACCGCAaatcccctcatggagctctgccattatACGTGTACACTGCTCTCCACTCACACACACCAAGATTGGGTTAgtgaacccatgcctgaacAGCTCCCAATCCAGAAGGGTGTACTTGGCAGaatttctttttatcttcttgCCCTCCTCAGGCTCCAATGGGAGTATCCCATCAGCCAGGTAGCGtctgtagggcgtcatccatgTGTCCCCTTCTTCAACCACGCATACCTGCATAGGATCTCCCTCTCTCACCGAGACCGGGTAAGCACTTACATTGGGCGTCCTCAGCGTCTCCTGCGTCAGCGACTGGTGACTCCTCGCCCTTCCTCTAACCGTACTAATTTGACAGACGCCCACCATATTAGCAGCGAAAAACGTCCGTGGtgctttgagggtctcctgtatcactgtcctctgccttccccccttgcccgaaTTGGCCAGCTTGGCTAGCAGGTCGGCttgggcattctgctcccttgggacgtgCACCAACTCAAACACCGCGAATGCCTTCTTCCAGACTTGGACGTACCCCAGGTACGCGACCatctgtggatccttggcctggtacTCCCTGGTGACTTGACCCGTAACTAGCTGGGAATCACTCTTTACCAACAGACTGCGtgcccccatctccttggctaagAGCATTCCAGCTATGAGGGCTTCATATTCCGCTTAGTTGTTGcctgccttgaaggcaaacctcagggcctgctcaatcaacaGCCCGTTCGGCCCCTCCAGGATTATGCTAGTTCCACTCCCCTGTtgattggaggacccatccactgagagcacccaTCTGAAACTGACCTCCTCTTCCGGCTGTGTACCTTCTAAGGAGAGTTCTACCACAAAGTCCGCGTACATCTGGCCTTTGAtggggcctcggggctcatactgaaCGTGGAACTCCGagagctccaccgcccagcgcaccattcttcctgccacgttcggcttctgcagcaccttccgGATAGGTAAGTTTGTCATTACCACTACTGTAAAGCTCTGAAAGTAATGACGAAGCCTCCTGGCCGAGAACACCACGGCCAGGGCCGCGTTCTCCAGGGCCTAGTACCTCACTTCTGGCCCCTGCAGTACCTTGCTTACAAAGTATATTGGCCTTTGCATCTGGTCCTACTCCTAAACGAGGACTGAGCTGATTGTCCGCTTCGTCACGGCAAAATACAATCGGAGCGGCACGCCCAGCCGTGGCTTGCACAACACGGAAGGAGCGGCCATATACTCGTTTAGCTTGAGGAATGCCTCCTCACACTTCGCGGTCCATACGAACTGGCTGTTTCTCCTCAAACACTGAAAGTAGGGGTGTTTGAGGATACGAATCTGGACAAGGCGACCATtcgccctgtcagctgctgcacttctttTACCGAGGCAGGGCTCCTCATGGCCAGGATCACCGCACACTTTTCTGGATTTGCCTCTATCCCACTCTCGGTGAGTAAGAAACCCAGGAACTTTCCTGCCTCGACCCCGAACATACACTTTTCGGGGTTTAACTTCAAGTGATACTTCGTTATTGTAgcaaatagctcttccagatcagtcACATACTGGCCCCTCTCTTGCGAAGTCaccaccatatcatctacgtaggcGTGGACGTTTCTCCCTAACATTGTTGCAAGAACCCTGTCtatcagcctctggtaggtggctcCTGCATTCTTCAGACCGAACGACATCACTGTATAACAGTAATAGGATGTCTCGGTCATAAACACCGTTTTGCATTCGTCTCTGGGTGCATCTTTATCTGGCTGTATCCAGAGAACGCGTCTAGGAAGCTGAGCATCCTACAACCCGGGCCGCTGTCCACCAAGGCGTCAATACTGGGTAGGGGTTACGAGTTcttcgggcacgccttgttgagatAAGTGAAGTCTGcacacatcctccatttcccattggccttcttcaccaagaccacgttcgccaaccactcagggtactgaatttCCTTGATGTGGCCGGCGTTCAACAACTTCTTTATTTCTTCCTGGATGACCAGctgcctctcttcgttgaactttcttcttctctggcgGACGGGCCTGACCTTAGGGTCCATAGTGaggcgatggcacaagaagtccgGGTCTATACCTGGCATGTCcaaggcggaccatgcgaaagcgtCTAGGTGACGCGCTATCACCCCAGCCACTCGGTCTTGCTTTGCTTGGTCCAATGATTTTCCAAGTTTAAACGTCTTGCCACCAATCTGCCTTTCCACCATGTTCCCCACTGGCTCGGGTCACCCTATGAACAGGCatctcgtgcccctgatctACTCCTGATGTTGTTGGGGTCACGGTTCCCTGCGACTCCGCCAGATAATCGTTCAGGAACCCACTCTTCACCAGTTCGTCCAACTGATGCCCCAACGCCAAACAACTGCGTATGGGGTGACCGAACGCCTGGTGAAACTCGACCATGCATCCTTGTGAGGTTCCAACACCTTGTTAGTCTTCGTCGTTATCTTCAGCCTCTgtgctatgttgggcacaattatGAGATCCTTCAGCAACACCATGAAATTGTGCCTCACTGGCTTATTTTCCCTCGCACGCCCCTTAGCCTGAGGCTGCTTAACCTCGTAGGGTTACTTCCTCCCCTGGCTCTTCTTACCCGTTGCAGCTTCATGCACCCTCATGGGCTACGCACGCGCCGGCGCGCGTGGACGCGTGGGGACAACACACGCACGTTTCTCGTTCACCTCACCTTCTGCTGCGATGTGAGCTACCGCACGACGCTTAATCTCAGCAAAGGTCTTGGGGCGGTTTCTGATGAGCGATTTACTGAAAGGGCCAGGACAAATCCCTTTCCTAAACGTATGAACCATCATCGTCTCGTCCTTGGTGTTGACCCTCACCACCTGTGCTCCGAAGCGATTCACGAACTCCTTCAGCGTCTccccctgatattgccttacgTCAAAGAGGTCGTAAGAATTGGGCGGGGGAGCGCAATTTGCGATATACTACTCCCTGAACAACTGCGGCAATTGTGCAAACGAGGTCACGTGGCcatctgggaggctgatgaaccagtccatcaCCATCCCTACCAACGTGCTCAAGAACAACTTGCACCTCACGACGTCAGAACCaccaaccagcatcatctgcgtgagGAAAGCTGTAAGGTGAGCTCTGGATCCTCCGTTCCAGTGAACGTAGCTTTCGGCCCTACGAACGTGGATGATTTCGCCACATCCATAATCGCCTGCGAGAAAGGCTTGGGGAACTCTCTAGGAGGCGTAACGCATTCTGTCTCCTCTGTTTCACGACTCCCTGCCTGGTTTCGTAGTCCGTGCGGTAACTCCTCATTGGTGCGGTGCAACTCCTCATTTCTTGCATGCGACACCGCCAGGTCCATCTGGTTACGCTCCTGTTCAGCCCTTGACATCGTCATTGCCTCTTGGAGACTCTGCATCATCTCCATAACCTGTTGCAGGGTCAATCCTTCACTTCCAACTGGTGCAGTAGAGCTTTGTCTGGTATTCCTCATTCTTGAACGTTTCATGCTGAATCTTGAACTGTTTTGATGAATCTTCGAACTTTCTTGATGAATCTTGAACATTCTTGATGAATCTTCGAACTTTCTTGAGGTTGGGACAAATGTTTTAGAatgtgccccacggtgggcattCCCGCCGATTGACCTACATCTTCGTGCGTTTCTGTTGACTTCGTTTCCAAGAACCCTTCGCTCCCACGTTCCCTTCCTCTGATGGAATCACCTGAAAACAAAgaaacaaagggcgccctcgtggccgtttgcactccgacggtcAAGTCAGTATCTTGGGCAATGAACACCAAACTCTAACTCTGAGATCACTGTGTGTTTTCTCTCACTCTCTCCCTTCCCAGAAATGCATAACTTGCCCTCATGAAAGAATATATTGTTTTGTCAAATGTCCAAAACGTACCTAGTTATGTCTGTTGTCAACCTTATATACCTTTAGTGTCCTTGCCCTTCTGT harbors:
- the LOC137817311 gene encoding uncharacterized protein, whose translation is MGARSLLVKSDSQLVTGQVTREYQAKDPQMVAYLGYVQVWKKAFAVFELVHVPREQNAQADLLAKLANSGKGGRQRTVIQETLKAPRTFFAANMVGVCQISTVRGRARSHQSLTQETLRTPNVSAYPVSVREGDPMQVCVVEEGDTWMTPYRRYLADGILPLEPEEGKKIKRNSAKYTLLDWELFRHGFTNPILVCVSGEQCTRIMAELHEGICGSHVGGRSLASKVVRAGYYWPTIEKIA